A DNA window from Selenomonas sp. oral taxon 126 contains the following coding sequences:
- a CDS encoding ImmA/IrrE family metallo-endopeptidase gives MATVTVPIHAPVIDWIMQNVHEDQVAPDVLDQLNAWKTGEKQPTLKQLEAMSRKTRIPFGYFLLQTPPDEDIALAEYRTVGSKKNQKPSRELIDILDQMTAIQDWMRDELKREQSDATSFVGSRSLHDSTGEIAQRIRDDLGLKTNWYREGKNAEDNFNRLRNTLVQHGLLIFTGGKVGANTHRPLDVKEFRAFTLIDTHAPLIFINTTDTANGRLFSLLHETVHVWLGENSLFNNPEWSDERVSLLEQKCNAVAAELLVPAADFSEVWDSSIPVEDMIGQAARHFRCSEAVILRRAYTTKKIPRTLYTRMLALQKEQWEQTKAHKKKSGGDFYKTLLSNLDHRFLTALERSVIQGNTQDTDAYRLTATNRRTYRGALERMGGI, from the coding sequence ATGGCAACCGTCACGGTGCCGATTCATGCGCCCGTGATCGACTGGATTATGCAGAATGTCCATGAAGATCAGGTCGCTCCCGATGTACTCGACCAGCTGAACGCATGGAAGACCGGGGAAAAGCAGCCAACACTGAAACAGCTGGAAGCGATGAGCAGGAAAACACGTATTCCATTCGGCTATTTTCTTCTACAGACACCGCCTGACGAGGATATCGCACTTGCCGAATACCGCACCGTAGGAAGTAAAAAAAACCAAAAGCCGAGTCGTGAACTCATCGATATCCTCGATCAGATGACAGCAATTCAGGATTGGATGAGAGATGAACTCAAACGGGAACAATCGGACGCAACTTCTTTTGTCGGAAGTCGCAGCCTCCACGATTCCACGGGCGAGATTGCACAACGGATACGAGATGATCTTGGCCTCAAAACAAACTGGTACAGAGAAGGAAAAAATGCGGAAGATAATTTCAATCGCCTACGCAACACACTCGTACAGCATGGACTCCTCATCTTTACGGGGGGAAAGGTCGGAGCAAATACACATCGTCCACTCGATGTGAAGGAATTCCGTGCGTTTACCCTGATTGATACCCATGCGCCGCTCATCTTTATAAACACAACAGACACAGCAAACGGACGCCTCTTCTCTCTCCTGCATGAAACGGTTCATGTATGGCTCGGCGAAAACAGCCTGTTCAACAATCCCGAATGGTCGGATGAGCGCGTGAGTCTGCTCGAACAGAAGTGCAATGCCGTTGCAGCAGAACTGCTCGTCCCTGCAGCAGATTTTTCCGAAGTATGGGATTCGTCCATTCCTGTTGAAGATATGATAGGACAAGCCGCGCGTCATTTCCGATGCAGTGAAGCGGTGATTCTGCGACGCGCCTATACAACCAAAAAGATACCACGAACTCTCTATACACGTATGCTTGCATTACAAAAAGAACAATGGGAGCAAACAAAAGCTCATAAAAAGAAAAGCGGTGGCGATTTTTACAAAACCTTGCTCTCGAACCTTGATCACCGTTTTCTTACCGCCCTTGAACGGAGCGTAATTCAAGGGAACACACAGGATACAGATGCCTACCGACTGACAGCAACGAATCGCAGAACCTACAGAGGTGCACTTGAGCGGATGGGAGGCATTTGA
- a CDS encoding Txe/YoeB family addiction module toxin, protein MRKITFTETAFAQYLYWQTQDRRTLKKINQLLQSIDRDGALNGIGKPELLKHLGGDYSRRIDEQNRLVYAMTADAIIVKACRGHYEE, encoded by the coding sequence ATGCGTAAAATTACGTTCACAGAAACGGCTTTTGCACAATATCTATACTGGCAGACACAGGATAGACGCACGCTGAAGAAGATCAACCAGCTGCTCCAAAGCATTGATCGTGACGGTGCATTAAACGGGATTGGAAAGCCGGAGCTGCTAAAACACCTTGGCGGTGATTACAGCCGGCGCATCGATGAACAGAACCGACTTGTCTACGCGATGACAGCGGACGCCATCATTGTCAAAGCCTGTAGAGGGCATTACGAAGAATAA
- a CDS encoding DUF4411 family protein, with protein MSKKYLIDANSLIRPARAYYPFDFAPSFWQQLRPKISLDKIAVLDKVRDEILKGTDELSAWISDLPNECILSTQDIQIIQTYRDVLSFIQQSDQYTESALRLWSRENVADPWLIAAAKVYGYTLLSFEQSAGRITTRSNNPKLPDVACHFQIPYTALFDMMRQEDFRL; from the coding sequence TTGAGCAAAAAATACCTCATCGACGCCAATAGTCTGATACGCCCTGCCCGTGCATACTATCCGTTTGATTTTGCCCCATCTTTTTGGCAGCAGCTGCGTCCTAAAATTTCATTGGATAAAATAGCCGTTCTGGATAAGGTGCGCGATGAGATTCTAAAGGGAACAGACGAACTTTCCGCATGGATAAGCGATCTTCCGAACGAATGTATTCTGTCGACGCAGGATATACAAATTATCCAGACGTATAGAGATGTTCTGAGCTTTATTCAGCAAAGCGATCAATACACCGAATCCGCGCTTCGTCTCTGGTCGCGAGAAAATGTTGCTGACCCATGGCTGATCGCCGCCGCCAAAGTATATGGCTATACGCTCCTGAGCTTCGAGCAGTCGGCAGGTCGCATAACGACGCGCTCAAACAATCCGAAACTTCCCGATGTCGCGTGCCATTTCCAAATACCATACACAGCCCTATTTGATATGATGCGACAAGAAGACTTTCGCCTATGA
- a CDS encoding Fic/DOC family N-terminal domain-containing protein has translation MRARAGHERQNLTGELAYASFVPQPLPPDPPITLTDEGVELLIAAHRQLAVLEGLAARIPNMELFMSMYVRKEALLSSQIEGTQATLDDVLDPLLDVNANRDVADVVNYIRAT, from the coding sequence ATGAGAGCAAGAGCAGGACACGAGCGGCAGAATTTGACGGGTGAGCTTGCCTACGCATCCTTTGTGCCGCAGCCACTGCCGCCTGATCCGCCGATTACACTTACGGACGAGGGTGTGGAGCTCCTTATCGCTGCGCACCGTCAGCTTGCTGTATTGGAGGGGCTTGCTGCACGCATTCCGAATATGGAGCTGTTCATGTCGATGTATGTCCGTAAGGAGGCACTGCTGTCCTCCCAGATCGAGGGGACACAGGCGACGCTGGACGATGTGCTTGACCCGCTTTTGGATGTCAATGCGAATCGGGATGTGGCGGATGTTGTGAACTACATTCGTGCGACGG